A window of the Dyadobacter pollutisoli genome harbors these coding sequences:
- a CDS encoding SdiA-regulated domain-containing protein, whose product MKKRHLLLNSLALLIMLSTWLGGCNSTQKEEVIYKDYDLSKPEKFNMPESLFEISGITFVDGKADTIYAVQDEEGKIFRLAWDIPKQLHAKFGKKGDYEDVAIMNGQAYILKSNGTIYALPMAEVVFEEPEQVKELKGRLPKGEYEGMYADAASGDLYVICKNCTEDNSKNSVTGYIFKPGPDSTSAPRTFSINVDQIKAITGKVSRGFRPSGLAKNPLTNDWYIISAVNKLLVVTDSQWKVKDAFPLNGNMFMQPEGIAFDKAGNLYISNEGDDLFSGNILKFKKIK is encoded by the coding sequence ATGAAAAAAAGACATTTGCTATTGAATTCACTCGCACTTTTAATTATGCTCAGCACTTGGCTCGGCGGATGTAACTCGACACAAAAAGAAGAGGTGATTTACAAAGATTACGACCTGAGCAAGCCCGAAAAATTCAATATGCCCGAAAGTCTGTTCGAGATTTCGGGTATCACTTTTGTTGACGGAAAGGCCGATACAATCTATGCAGTGCAGGACGAAGAGGGAAAGATTTTCAGGCTCGCCTGGGACATTCCCAAGCAGCTGCACGCCAAATTTGGCAAAAAAGGGGACTACGAGGATGTTGCCATCATGAACGGCCAGGCCTATATTCTGAAAAGCAACGGTACGATTTACGCATTACCTATGGCCGAGGTCGTGTTTGAGGAGCCTGAGCAGGTGAAAGAACTGAAAGGAAGGTTGCCGAAAGGCGAATACGAAGGAATGTATGCCGATGCTGCCAGCGGGGATCTGTATGTCATTTGTAAAAATTGTACTGAGGATAATTCCAAGAACAGCGTGACGGGCTACATCTTCAAACCTGGGCCGGACTCTACCTCCGCACCGCGCACATTCTCCATCAATGTAGATCAGATCAAGGCTATTACGGGTAAGGTTTCGAGAGGTTTCAGGCCGTCGGGATTGGCGAAAAATCCACTAACCAATGACTGGTACATTATCTCAGCGGTGAATAAGCTGCTGGTCGTTACCGACAGCCAATGGAAAGTGAAGGACGCTTTTCCGTTGAATGGCAACATGTTCATGCAGCCCGAAGGAATTGCTTTCGACAAGGCAGGTAATTTGTATATTTCCAATGAAGGCGACGATTTGTTCAGCGGGAATATCCTTAAATTCAAAAAAATAAAGTAA
- the ppk1 gene encoding polyphosphate kinase 1, with product MEAFRYFNRDISWLSFNERVLMEAGNAAVPLMERIRFLSIYSSNLDEFYRVRMPYLQKSQLRDGDISVYEKAQAVINRQQDQFGKILGETVIPELGKLGFRFCYKEPVPQSVAERTVPYFFSQVAGFLQPAFLSRETKFFPENNMLYLVVIMKFPPDEEQVALVNIPTANLDRFLKVNEGIENFIVFLEDIIRYNLKNLFPGAIDIQSYNIKITRDAELDLLDEDGEDVTEKFEKQLSNRDYGLATRLLYEPGLPVRHLQQIINVFDLKRASVVEGGRYHNLKDLASLPVNSPAISYPAWPPVQGIEGVDLNTTLFEALVERDLMVHAPYQSYDTILRFFNEAAIHPAVEEIYTTMYRVAHDSKIAHALISAARNGKKVTVLVELKARFDEANNIRWAKKMKAAGVKIIHSINTLKVHAKLALVKRQHATHPYLGLLATGNLNEGTARFYTDHILLTAHQPMLREAEQLFGFLRKKKKAEKTDTITFQHLLVAQFNLQTKFLELLDREIEHAKSGLPSGLTIKLNNLEEEVLINKLYEASNAGVKINLIVRSICRLVPGVVGQSENIVVKRIVDRYLEHGRVFVFMNKGDHEVFMGSADWMNRNIYRRIEVCFPIYHEKLKKQLIEILSIQWADTAQAVLIDSELHHVSLPKTTTSIRSQEAIYQFLSETVQDFKPTF from the coding sequence ATGGAAGCGTTTCGTTATTTCAATCGTGATATCAGCTGGCTTTCCTTTAACGAACGGGTACTGATGGAAGCAGGGAATGCCGCCGTTCCGTTGATGGAGCGGATCCGGTTTCTTTCCATTTACTCTTCCAATCTGGATGAATTTTATAGGGTACGGATGCCCTACCTGCAAAAAAGCCAGCTGCGCGACGGCGACATAAGCGTTTATGAAAAAGCGCAGGCGGTTATCAACAGACAACAGGACCAGTTCGGCAAGATACTGGGGGAAACAGTGATTCCTGAACTGGGTAAGCTTGGGTTCAGGTTTTGTTACAAAGAGCCAGTCCCGCAATCCGTTGCTGAGCGTACCGTCCCGTACTTCTTCTCACAGGTAGCGGGATTCCTTCAACCAGCGTTTCTGAGCAGGGAAACAAAGTTTTTTCCCGAAAACAACATGCTCTACCTGGTTGTGATCATGAAATTTCCACCGGACGAAGAGCAGGTAGCTTTGGTCAACATCCCCACCGCCAATCTCGACAGGTTTCTGAAAGTCAATGAGGGTATTGAAAATTTCATTGTTTTCCTGGAAGACATTATCCGGTACAATCTCAAAAACCTGTTTCCGGGTGCGATCGACATTCAATCTTATAATATTAAAATAACCCGGGACGCCGAGCTGGACTTACTGGATGAAGACGGCGAGGATGTGACCGAGAAATTTGAAAAGCAGCTGAGCAACCGCGACTACGGCCTGGCTACACGGCTACTGTACGAACCGGGCCTTCCTGTTCGCCATTTGCAGCAGATCATCAATGTATTTGATCTGAAAAGAGCGTCTGTCGTAGAAGGAGGACGTTACCATAACCTCAAAGACCTTGCTTCGTTACCTGTCAATTCACCGGCTATTTCCTATCCCGCCTGGCCGCCGGTGCAGGGCATCGAGGGCGTGGACCTGAATACGACATTGTTCGAAGCTTTGGTCGAAAGAGATTTGATGGTACATGCGCCTTACCAGTCGTATGATACGATTTTGCGGTTTTTCAATGAAGCGGCGATTCATCCGGCCGTGGAAGAGATATACACGACCATGTACCGCGTTGCCCACGATTCCAAAATCGCCCACGCGCTCATCAGCGCAGCCAGAAATGGTAAAAAGGTGACGGTACTGGTAGAGTTAAAGGCCAGGTTCGATGAAGCCAATAACATTCGCTGGGCCAAAAAAATGAAGGCGGCTGGCGTGAAGATCATTCACAGTATCAACACATTGAAAGTACACGCCAAGCTGGCTTTGGTCAAAAGGCAGCACGCGACTCACCCTTATCTGGGTTTGCTGGCAACCGGTAACCTCAATGAAGGCACGGCACGTTTCTATACCGACCATATTTTGCTAACGGCGCATCAGCCGATGTTACGGGAAGCGGAGCAGCTTTTCGGATTTTTGAGAAAGAAGAAAAAGGCAGAAAAAACGGACACCATTACATTCCAGCATTTACTGGTGGCGCAGTTTAACCTTCAAACGAAATTTCTGGAACTGCTCGACCGGGAAATTGAGCACGCGAAAAGCGGGTTACCCAGCGGGCTGACCATTAAGCTGAACAACCTGGAAGAAGAGGTGCTGATCAACAAGTTATACGAAGCATCCAACGCTGGTGTGAAGATCAACCTGATCGTACGGAGCATTTGCCGGCTTGTGCCGGGAGTTGTGGGACAGAGCGAAAACATTGTCGTCAAACGTATTGTAGACCGTTATCTGGAACACGGGCGCGTTTTTGTGTTTATGAATAAAGGCGACCACGAGGTGTTTATGGGTTCGGCTGACTGGATGAACCGGAACATTTATCGCCGGATTGAGGTTTGCTTTCCAATCTACCATGAGAAATTAAAAAAACAATTGATAGAAATCCTATCCATTCAATGGGCAGATACCGCGCAGGCTGTCTTGATTGACAGTGAATTGCATCATGTTTCGCTACCCAAAACGACGACAAGCATCCGGTCGCAGGAAGCGATTTATCAGTTTTTGTCGGAGACGGTACAGGATTTTAAACCGACCTTTTAA
- a CDS encoding Pycsar system effector family protein, producing the protein MNYNHRLDKVKHHVHHFFGTKSLAQLSYHNLLHTEAVVSNAVKIANHYRLEDRETFIVVTSAWFHDTGYSTGEAVGHEKRGAEMAEEFLKSEEIDDTVIEEVKGCIMATVWPQNPDNFLQQIVCDADLFHLGTADFADWNKLVRKEAEQRAGKKIDKSDWRKSTIKLLETHTFQTDYCRDLLDKQKKKNLDKLREKEQEDVVEKEKEMEAETITLPIKEEGVSFPEMAEGKKSKADRPDKGIETMFRISSNNHQRLSDMADNKAHIMITTTSIIISVLLSVLVRKLEDNTYLIIPTMLLLTICMITMVFSILSTRPTIPHGTFTQEDIETKNVNLLFFGNFYRMSFHDYSVGMQRMMNDREFLYGSLTKDVYSQGVVLGRKYRLLRVAYNVFMFGIVVSVIAFVIASVLFEH; encoded by the coding sequence ATGAACTATAACCATCGGCTCGACAAGGTAAAGCATCATGTCCATCACTTTTTCGGAACCAAATCATTGGCGCAGCTGAGCTACCACAATCTCCTTCATACCGAGGCCGTGGTATCCAATGCTGTCAAAATAGCCAATCATTACCGTTTGGAGGACAGGGAGACTTTTATCGTGGTGACGTCGGCATGGTTTCATGATACCGGTTACAGCACAGGCGAGGCGGTGGGGCACGAAAAGAGAGGCGCTGAAATGGCTGAGGAGTTTTTGAAATCAGAGGAGATAGATGATACCGTCATTGAGGAAGTAAAAGGCTGTATTATGGCGACGGTATGGCCGCAAAACCCGGATAATTTCTTACAGCAGATCGTTTGCGACGCGGACCTGTTCCATCTGGGAACTGCTGACTTTGCCGACTGGAACAAGCTGGTGCGGAAGGAAGCAGAGCAGCGGGCCGGTAAAAAAATTGATAAATCCGACTGGCGGAAGAGCACCATTAAATTGCTTGAAACGCATACTTTTCAAACGGACTATTGCCGCGACCTGCTGGATAAGCAGAAAAAGAAAAATCTTGACAAGTTGAGGGAGAAAGAGCAGGAAGATGTTGTCGAGAAGGAAAAGGAAATGGAAGCAGAGACCATTACATTGCCGATCAAGGAGGAAGGGGTGTCATTTCCTGAAATGGCCGAAGGTAAAAAGAGCAAAGCAGACCGGCCTGACAAGGGGATTGAAACCATGTTCAGGATCAGTTCCAATAACCATCAGCGGCTCAGTGATATGGCTGATAACAAGGCACATATCATGATTACGACCACTTCCATTATCATTTCGGTTTTGCTCAGCGTGCTTGTCAGGAAGCTGGAAGACAACACTTACCTGATCATTCCCACGATGTTGTTGCTGACGATCTGTATGATCACCATGGTATTTTCCATTTTGTCGACCAGGCCTACCATCCCGCATGGAACATTCACGCAGGAGGACATTGAGACGAAGAATGTCAACCTGCTATTCTTCGGAAATTTTTACAGAATGTCATTCCATGACTACTCCGTCGGAATGCAGCGCATGATGAATGACCGGGAGTTTTTATACGGGAGCCTTACCAAAGATGTTTATTCTCAGGGCGTTGTGCTAGGTCGTAAATACCGGTTGCTTCGGGTGGCCTATAATGTTTTCATGTTTGGGATAGTTGTGTCCGTGATTGCATTTGTAATTGCTTCCGTACTTTTTGAACATTAA
- a CDS encoding GAF domain-containing protein, with translation MEPITIDVTQNTPYGLQKIDSSISFGKFIDFLENKINQEETVKKTFFSLVLERLKANPAFESEIELSEVSLYKEELSLIYGMLMPPIADEKDVFWAMSAPLSPIVFYGTSGFYSLVTDDCTGDLRCDLIEDQAANFKQKTKMLYSFILERLYHFPPFYHNDMIITLKDDVSGLQKYYRLNIDNRFCDVYAKGSLPELDLDSIRADLQESFDVNTFTTLLPHSLFRFEGFSIITLTDVTAEHAVENIKNTILDRASYDSKTYFNFVAGALKMVVENARIDFGLMAVLRVNNKLVFDRSSMLFSKLMSAATENDMAEETYLNMANHYFQAPKPLLMRNLGAEDEHKQDFIRILKNDGVESYALLPVYYDNKVVGVLEVYSKEQKAIDERVLAKLDVALPLIAQIMKNYIDEFNMEIDNVIRDKFTSLQPAVQWRFRETAWHYLRDKSLDPQSAAIENIHFRDVFPLYGAIDIRNSTIERNSALRDDLQLQFNLLIETFTFLKQKLGFGLADEMIYKCKKWISQISDDSTDNDEMKVRDFLENEAHPFLQHFKEDSLQQAVFGHGTPDPAEKLLIENINKYFEVIDEHRGAAFANRRALEASMQKINSSVNLYLDLFRKEIQQSYPCYFEKFRTDGIEYDIYIGQSIEPEKKFSELYLKNIRLWQLTSMAAIARITHSLIPQMGKPLETTQLIFIHSSSIDISFRDDERRFDVEGAYNIRYQVIKKRIDKVHIKGTGERLTQPGKIALVYFNSKSAEEYVGYVRYLQEKNTLKDDLEFLDLEELQGVSGLKALRISVNLDSEWN, from the coding sequence ATGGAACCGATCACTATTGATGTAACACAAAACACACCATACGGTCTCCAGAAAATTGACTCTTCAATTTCTTTCGGAAAATTTATTGATTTTCTGGAAAATAAAATAAATCAGGAAGAGACGGTAAAAAAAACATTTTTCTCACTGGTTCTTGAAAGACTGAAGGCCAACCCGGCATTCGAATCGGAGATTGAACTCTCCGAAGTCAGTCTGTACAAAGAAGAGCTAAGTTTGATCTATGGCATGCTTATGCCGCCAATTGCTGACGAAAAGGATGTTTTCTGGGCTATGAGTGCCCCGCTGAGCCCCATTGTATTTTACGGTACTTCCGGATTTTATAGCCTGGTTACCGACGACTGCACGGGCGACCTCAGATGCGACCTGATCGAGGACCAGGCCGCAAATTTCAAGCAGAAAACGAAAATGCTGTATTCCTTTATCCTGGAACGGCTCTATCATTTTCCGCCTTTTTATCACAACGACATGATCATCACCTTAAAGGATGATGTTTCAGGTCTGCAGAAATACTACCGCCTCAACATTGACAATCGTTTCTGTGATGTGTACGCCAAAGGCAGCCTACCCGAACTGGACCTGGATTCTATTCGTGCTGATCTGCAGGAGTCTTTTGATGTAAACACATTCACGACGTTGCTTCCCCATTCGCTGTTCAGGTTTGAAGGATTTTCCATAATAACCCTGACGGATGTAACAGCCGAGCACGCTGTCGAAAACATCAAGAACACGATCCTGGACCGCGCTTCATATGATTCTAAAACGTATTTCAATTTCGTGGCCGGCGCGCTGAAAATGGTTGTGGAAAACGCGCGTATTGATTTCGGGTTGATGGCCGTGTTGCGGGTTAATAATAAGCTTGTATTCGACCGTAGCAGTATGCTTTTTAGCAAACTGATGTCGGCTGCTACCGAGAATGATATGGCGGAGGAAACTTACCTGAATATGGCTAATCATTATTTTCAGGCACCAAAACCATTACTAATGCGCAACCTGGGGGCGGAGGATGAGCATAAGCAGGATTTCATCAGGATACTCAAAAATGACGGCGTGGAATCTTACGCGTTGCTGCCGGTATACTACGACAATAAAGTGGTAGGGGTGCTGGAAGTGTATTCCAAGGAGCAAAAAGCCATTGATGAACGCGTACTAGCCAAGCTGGATGTAGCGTTGCCACTGATCGCCCAGATCATGAAGAACTACATCGACGAGTTCAACATGGAAATTGACAATGTGATCAGGGATAAATTTACTTCCCTGCAACCCGCCGTACAATGGCGGTTCCGGGAAACGGCATGGCATTACCTGAGGGACAAATCGCTGGACCCGCAATCCGCGGCCATTGAAAATATCCATTTCAGAGATGTGTTTCCACTCTATGGCGCCATAGACATTCGTAATTCGACCATTGAGCGAAATAGCGCTTTAAGAGACGATCTTCAATTACAATTTAACTTATTGATAGAAACCTTTACTTTTCTGAAACAAAAATTGGGCTTCGGGCTGGCCGACGAAATGATCTATAAATGCAAAAAATGGATCAGCCAGATCAGCGACGATTCTACCGACAATGATGAAATGAAAGTAAGGGATTTCCTGGAAAATGAAGCGCATCCATTTTTGCAGCATTTCAAGGAAGACAGCTTGCAACAGGCCGTTTTTGGACATGGTACTCCCGATCCTGCCGAAAAATTGCTGATCGAAAATATTAACAAATACTTCGAGGTTATCGACGAACACAGGGGTGCTGCTTTTGCCAACAGACGTGCCCTGGAAGCGTCCATGCAGAAGATCAATTCTTCTGTAAATCTCTATCTGGATCTGTTCAGGAAGGAAATTCAGCAATCGTACCCGTGTTATTTTGAAAAATTCAGGACGGACGGCATTGAATATGACATTTACATTGGCCAGTCTATTGAACCGGAGAAAAAATTCAGCGAGCTTTATCTGAAAAATATCCGGCTGTGGCAGCTCACCTCCATGGCAGCAATCGCCAGGATCACCCATTCACTTATTCCGCAAATGGGTAAACCATTGGAAACGACGCAGCTGATATTTATTCATTCGAGTAGTATCGACATTAGTTTCAGGGACGACGAGCGGCGGTTTGATGTGGAAGGAGCTTACAATATTCGCTACCAGGTGATCAAAAAGAGGATCGACAAGGTACACATTAAAGGTACGGGTGAACGCCTGACCCAGCCGGGTAAAATTGCATTGGTATATTTCAATAGTAAATCTGCCGAAGAATATGTAGGTTATGTGAGGTATTTGCAGGAAAAAAATACTTTAAAGGATGATCTTGAATTCCTGGATCTCGAAGAATTGCAGGGTGTGAGCGGTTTGAAAGCATTGAGAATAAGTGTGAACCTGGATTCGGAATGGAATTAG
- a CDS encoding NAD(P)/FAD-dependent oxidoreductase has translation MKIVIVGGGFAGVNLALDLAKSSKFEVTLVDKNNYNFFPPLIYQVATAFLEPSSISYPFRKLFSGKENLHFRLGELVRVIPGENKIVLDNGEVDYDFLVFATGAETNFFGMENVKRNATPMKTLEDAIGMRNKMLMQMEKATLTEDPAEVKKLLTVVIAGGGPTGVEISGMFAEMRNGILRKEYPELAGKGSEIYLVDGGDALLSPMSVKSQKDTYEALRKLGVKIKLNTHVVDFVDDKVFFSEGETIESKTLIWAAGVTGKIFEGIPAEAYGRGRRLIVDAYNKVTGAYNIYAIGDASLQTTDPNFPNGHPQVAQVAIQQGKNLARNFELISEHLPLKPFGYHDKGSMAIIGRAKAVVDLPSPKLHFKGIIAWLAWLFIHLISLINHRNRMKTLYNWMIAYFTKDQSLRMIIKPSVTQEKVESV, from the coding sequence ATGAAAATCGTAATCGTTGGAGGAGGATTCGCAGGCGTAAACCTGGCGCTTGATCTTGCCAAAAGCAGCAAGTTTGAGGTAACGCTGGTGGATAAGAATAACTATAATTTTTTCCCGCCGCTGATTTATCAGGTAGCCACCGCTTTCCTCGAACCGTCCAGTATCAGCTATCCGTTCCGCAAGCTTTTTTCAGGAAAAGAAAACCTTCATTTCCGTTTGGGAGAGCTGGTGCGGGTGATCCCCGGCGAGAACAAGATTGTACTCGACAACGGTGAAGTGGATTACGATTTTCTGGTTTTCGCAACAGGAGCGGAGACTAACTTCTTTGGGATGGAGAATGTGAAAAGGAACGCCACACCCATGAAAACCCTGGAAGATGCGATTGGAATGAGGAATAAGATGCTGATGCAGATGGAAAAGGCAACGCTGACAGAAGACCCGGCAGAAGTGAAAAAACTGCTGACTGTGGTCATAGCGGGCGGCGGGCCCACCGGGGTTGAGATATCCGGCATGTTTGCAGAAATGCGCAATGGTATTTTAAGGAAAGAGTATCCCGAACTTGCTGGCAAGGGAAGTGAAATTTACCTGGTCGACGGCGGTGATGCCCTGCTTTCGCCAATGAGTGTGAAATCGCAGAAAGATACGTATGAAGCTCTTCGCAAACTGGGTGTCAAGATAAAGCTCAACACGCACGTGGTTGATTTTGTGGATGATAAAGTGTTCTTCTCGGAAGGGGAGACCATTGAAAGTAAAACATTGATATGGGCTGCCGGGGTAACAGGCAAGATATTTGAGGGAATCCCGGCGGAAGCGTACGGGCGTGGTAGAAGGCTGATCGTGGACGCTTATAACAAAGTGACGGGCGCATACAACATTTACGCCATTGGCGATGCCAGCCTGCAAACAACCGACCCCAACTTCCCGAACGGTCACCCGCAGGTAGCACAGGTAGCGATCCAGCAGGGTAAAAACCTGGCCAGGAACTTTGAACTCATTTCAGAGCACCTGCCGTTGAAGCCTTTTGGCTATCATGACAAAGGTTCGATGGCGATCATCGGACGGGCCAAAGCCGTGGTCGATCTGCCTTCGCCCAAGCTGCATTTCAAAGGAATTATTGCATGGCTTGCGTGGTTGTTCATACACCTTATTTCGCTGATCAACCATCGTAACAGAATGAAAACGCTCTACAACTGGATGATCGCGTATTTCACGAAAGATCAGTCGCTCCGGATGATCATTAAACCGTCGGTCACCCAGGAGAAAGTCGAATCGGTTTAA
- a CDS encoding methyltransferase family protein yields MITIGNFFFTYRNGLFIMLYLLLFVPSPMLFSPEKFGEKYYLFPVILGLLVTFAGELIRGITIGLAYIIRGGRDRKVYADKLVTEGIFRHCRNPLYVGNILMLLGVGILSNSLFYVVIVMPLFLFIYQAIVRAEENFLRNKFGADFDNYTKRVNRWLINFNGLSETFRGMRFNYKRWLLKEYNTLLVWLIGIFALLLFRYPQIVPDAEFRNTLFGAIVVFLLVLYGYIKYLKKSGKMTDSMA; encoded by the coding sequence ATGATCACGATCGGTAATTTCTTTTTTACATACAGGAACGGTTTGTTCATCATGCTGTACCTCTTACTTTTTGTGCCTTCTCCAATGCTTTTCAGCCCGGAGAAATTTGGAGAAAAATATTACCTGTTCCCGGTCATTCTTGGCCTGCTGGTCACCTTTGCCGGAGAGCTCATCCGCGGTATCACGATCGGGCTCGCTTACATCATCCGCGGTGGCAGGGACAGGAAAGTGTACGCCGACAAGCTGGTGACAGAGGGCATATTCAGGCATTGCCGTAACCCGCTTTATGTGGGGAATATACTGATGTTGCTTGGTGTAGGGATTTTGTCCAACTCGTTGTTTTATGTAGTAATTGTAATGCCGCTGTTCCTTTTTATCTATCAGGCAATCGTTCGGGCAGAGGAAAATTTCCTTCGTAACAAGTTCGGTGCTGATTTCGATAACTACACGAAGCGGGTGAATCGCTGGCTGATCAATTTCAATGGTCTCTCGGAAACATTCAGGGGTATGCGGTTCAACTACAAACGCTGGTTGCTTAAAGAATATAATACGTTGCTGGTGTGGCTGATCGGTATTTTTGCGCTCCTGTTGTTCAGGTATCCGCAGATCGTACCGGACGCCGAGTTCAGAAATACGCTGTTTGGCGCGATCGTGGTTTTTCTATTGGTGTTATACGGATATATCAAGTATCTCAAAAAGTCAGGAAAGATGACTGACAGCATGGCTTAG
- the cmoA gene encoding carboxy-S-adenosyl-L-methionine synthase CmoA, with translation MKNVGNANQDQVFKDEIMKVSDFKFGTTVVNVFDDMVSRSVPFYGETQRMLAEIAADHVKEGSFVYDLGCSTGTTLIEVDKLMSSDIRFVGIDESREMLDKCDLKLKEAGFARPYDLIAGDLHQELPIQNASVVILCLTLQFVRPLYRERLLRNIYNGLNPGGVLLLVEKVLAESSVFNRDFIKYYYNYKRRNHYSEMEISQKREALENVLIPYKLSENTLLLKEAGFADCEVFFKWYNFSGMIAYKKL, from the coding sequence ATGAAGAATGTTGGAAATGCCAATCAGGACCAGGTTTTTAAGGATGAAATCATGAAAGTTTCCGATTTCAAGTTCGGGACGACAGTGGTAAATGTTTTTGATGACATGGTAAGCAGATCAGTGCCGTTCTATGGCGAAACTCAGCGAATGCTGGCCGAGATAGCGGCTGATCACGTTAAAGAAGGAAGCTTTGTTTATGATCTGGGTTGTTCTACGGGTACGACCCTCATCGAGGTAGACAAGCTGATGTCCTCTGATATACGGTTCGTTGGCATTGACGAATCACGGGAAATGCTGGACAAATGCGACTTGAAGTTAAAAGAGGCCGGTTTTGCCCGTCCATACGATCTGATAGCGGGTGATCTGCATCAGGAGCTTCCGATCCAAAATGCGTCCGTGGTGATCTTGTGCCTGACACTTCAATTTGTACGGCCGCTGTACCGGGAGAGGTTGCTTCGTAATATTTACAATGGTCTGAACCCCGGCGGCGTGCTGCTGCTGGTGGAGAAGGTGCTGGCAGAAAGCAGCGTCTTCAACCGTGATTTTATCAAATACTATTACAATTACAAACGCCGCAACCATTACAGTGAAATGGAGATCTCGCAGAAGCGGGAGGCGCTTGAAAACGTTTTAATCCCATATAAGTTATCTGAAAATACGCTCCTGTTGAAGGAAGCAGGTTTCGCGGACTGCGAAGTCTTTTTCAAATGGTACAATTTTTCAGGAATGATAGCTTATAAAAAACTATGA
- a CDS encoding sterol desaturase family protein, whose amino-acid sequence MAKNYVSNETESSRMFKSNFLESLSKVHFSVPLFIFVPVIIYFSWKSLAAGGLAWYDFILTVLGGLFVWTFTEYFMHRFVFHFNPQGKMMERIHFIFHGVHHDYPNDAKRLVMPPSVSIPLATGFYFLFTLFMGEYHVAAFFSGFMTGYLFYDMSHYALHHANFKSPFWKKLKKHHMQHHYSDASKGYGVSSDIWDRVFDSNEKRSDKSHSI is encoded by the coding sequence ATGGCTAAAAATTATGTCTCCAACGAAACGGAATCTTCAAGAATGTTTAAGAGTAATTTTCTTGAATCGCTTTCCAAAGTCCATTTTAGTGTTCCACTCTTCATTTTCGTTCCGGTAATCATTTATTTTTCATGGAAATCACTGGCCGCCGGGGGCCTCGCCTGGTATGATTTTATTCTCACTGTTTTGGGCGGACTGTTTGTCTGGACCTTTACAGAGTATTTCATGCACCGATTTGTTTTTCATTTTAATCCGCAGGGAAAGATGATGGAACGTATTCATTTTATTTTCCACGGGGTGCATCATGATTATCCTAATGATGCCAAGAGGCTGGTAATGCCGCCGTCGGTAAGTATTCCGCTGGCGACCGGTTTCTATTTTCTGTTTACACTATTCATGGGAGAATATCATGTTGCTGCATTCTTTTCGGGATTTATGACTGGCTATCTTTTTTATGATATGAGCCATTACGCGCTCCATCATGCCAATTTCAAATCCCCGTTTTGGAAAAAACTAAAGAAGCATCATATGCAACATCATTATTCGGATGCTAGTAAAGGTTACGGAGTTAGTTCAGATATTTGGGACAGGGTCTTTGACTCAAATGAAAAACGCTCGGACAAATCTCACTCAATCTAA
- a CDS encoding DUF4833 domain-containing protein — protein sequence MKYAVSMLMALCLLLVSYSGSYSSDKKSSGTVAEPDEFPVPKNVPGLLFYIQRDPNTNTICYQLNLDQQGRLSEKNPVNMFWIRYPEGGGRKELNYLQRKFAYGINSKATGNASYELRSVAYSKMPLYLRRDSKNEYHVYASIDKKECILTRVFIRIDGGTFWSPNVLYIELKGTETATGKTIIQRIKPS from the coding sequence ATGAAATACGCAGTCAGCATGTTAATGGCACTTTGCCTATTGCTTGTTTCGTATTCAGGTAGCTATTCTTCGGACAAAAAGTCGAGCGGGACGGTAGCAGAGCCAGACGAATTCCCGGTACCGAAGAATGTCCCCGGATTGCTTTTTTATATTCAGCGTGACCCGAATACGAATACAATTTGTTATCAGCTTAATCTGGATCAGCAGGGCCGGTTAAGTGAGAAGAATCCTGTTAATATGTTCTGGATTCGTTATCCGGAAGGAGGAGGCCGGAAGGAGCTCAACTATCTGCAGCGGAAATTTGCTTATGGGATCAATTCCAAAGCAACCGGTAATGCAAGTTATGAGCTCAGGTCCGTCGCTTACTCCAAGATGCCCCTGTATCTGCGCAGGGACAGCAAGAATGAATATCACGTTTATGCCAGCATCGATAAAAAGGAATGTATCCTTACCCGGGTTTTTATCCGGATCGACGGTGGGACATTCTGGTCGCCCAATGTGCTATACATAGAACTGAAGGGTACCGAAACAGCCACCGGTAAAACCATTATTCAACGTATTAAACCGTCGTGA